A DNA window from Anastrepha obliqua isolate idAnaObli1 chromosome 5, idAnaObli1_1.0, whole genome shotgun sequence contains the following coding sequences:
- the LOC129247905 gene encoding uncharacterized protein LOC129247905, protein MAQANIESLCTALCQTEDPVPAYPVITRTLKKNSLPAYDAFGPFPDETIVSGIDRALYFMGARRVQEFLHLPTPSMDSSNSDISLTVSPVSCPDSHRPCRNCSTVITTDSKNKKQLPSCLKLTKTCTCDKCRASTTKTMIFSKKPCCTTSSACSTKSSLSRAQECEPPKSSNPLKRSFSMCSLACRKLKQMLTFPSKDSKPKWIWARIHSTSNGCQVYEIFKNSNVCTHPSEFEKKRTPQVIFVVLKNGVIMPFEILPYH, encoded by the exons ATGGCTCAAGCAAATATTGAGAGTCTCTGCACCGCATTATGTCAGACAGAAGATCCAGTACCTGCTTATCCTGTCATAACGCGcacgttaaaaaaaaattcattaccaGCCTACGATGCATTTGGACCGTTCCCCGACGAAACCATTGTATCTGGCATTGATCGTGCGCTTTATTTCATGGGTGCACGGCGTGTGCAGGAGTTTCTACACTTGCCAACACCGTCTATGGACTCGAGCAATAGTGATATTTCACTGACAGTATCACCGGTGTCTTGCCCCGATTCGCATAGGCCATGTCGTAATTGCAGTACCGTAATAACGACAG ACAGCAAAAACAAGAAGCAATTGCCAAGTTGCTTGAAGTTGACCAAAACCTGTACTTGCGACAAATGCCGAgccagcacaacaaaaacaatgatcTTCTCAAAAAAGCCATGTTGCACCACCTCGTCAGCGTGCTCGACGAAAAGTAGCTTATCACGTGCGCAAGAATGTGAGCCGCCTAAATCTTCGAATCCCTTGAAGCGGTCCTTCTCGATGTGTTCACTGGCTTGTCGAAAGCTGAAGCAAATGCTTACCTTTCCATCGAAGGATAGCAAACCAAAGTGGATTTGGGCGCGCATCCACTCCACCTCGAATGGGTGTCAGGTTTATGAGATATTTAAGAATTCCAATGTGTGTACACATCCGTCTGAGTTTGAGAAGAAACGGACGCCACAAGTGATTTTTGTCGTACTGAAAAATGGTGTTATAAtgcctttcgaaattttgcCGTACCACTAA
- the LOC129247899 gene encoding forkhead box protein P2-like, which translates to MSIDLNIQNLTQLFWTSIIILNLYVALLLFRMSKVYRSERKIKLLETANIKEHIEFMRSRPDKSVSQAFSSTGNFTTRCRFFEQFLESNPAQLRSFVQVRPNFRSNSSTTGADEESEERHTQLVKEQQIQQPYKQRSKQFQMDLQRKDNKAQNYEQRQQQQQRQQQQQPQQQISNHAQHRYEGILNQQQQQPHQVRRPPMIEQTSSEETPYNPKSDDEHTLYISDSFGRVVHEIPFRECDYMDALQVVLGDQRWKIKTTWNDRYKTNMKRVN; encoded by the coding sequence atgtcaATAGActtgaatattcaaaatttaacgCAATTATTCTGGACAAgcataattatattaaatttgtatgtagcattgttgttgtttcgcATGTCAAAAGTTTACCGCtccgaaagaaaaattaaactgCTCGAAACCGCAAATATCAAGGAACACATTGAGTTTATGCGCAGCCGCCCTGACAAATCTGTTTCCCAGGCCTTCTCATCGACTGGCAATTTCACCACACGCTGTCGCTTCTTCGAACAATTTCTCGAATCTAACCCGGCACAGCTACGTTCATTTGTACAAGTACGTCCCAACTTCCGTTCGAACTCTTCAACAACGGGCGCCGATGAAGAGTCCGAAGAGCGACATACCCAACTGGTAAAGGAGCAACAAATACAGCAACCGTATAAACAACGCtcaaaacaatttcaaatgGATTTGCAGCGAAAGGATAATAAAGCGCAGAATTATGAACAacgacagcaacagcaacagcggcaacaacaacaacaaccacaacaacaaatttCCAATCACGCACAACATCGGTATGAGGGTATATtaaatcagcaacaacaacaacctcatCAGGTAAGAAGACCTCCAATGATTGAACAAACGAGCTCCGAGGAGACACCTTACAATCCCAAATCCGACGATGAGCACACGCTTTACATCTCGGATAGTTTCGGGCGTGTCGTGCATGAGATACCTTTTCGAGAATGTGATTATATGGATGCTCTGCAAGTAGTGCTTGGCGATCAGCGCTGGAAGATCAAAACAACGTGGAATGATCGCTACAAAACAAATATGAAGAGAGTGAACTAA